The genomic segment AATCCACTGGTGTCTTAATCGCGGAATGTGGCTGCCCCCTCCCAGACACTCCGATGCGCGCTCCCGCAGGGCAGGTGCTGTTCACCCGCCCGGCGGGTCCCGGCTACCACCAGGACGCTGTCCTCTTTAATGGCCTTGGAAACCCTGTGCGTTATACGGCTATTGACCGTAGCTCGGTCCGGCCCTGTCCGCAAGTGCGCAAAGGAAGAGCTGTCCGAATGGGCAAGAAGCTCGGCCAGAGCAGAGCTGCGGGATCGGGGAGTGTGCCGGAAATGGCAACCAGCACCGAGGAGGGGAGGCCCAGGGAGGCTGCCTGAGGACAAGCAAGAAAGTGGGTGTCCCTTTTGCTCTTTTGCTCCGGCCCAATTCCTAACTGGGAACTGCCCGGCCTTTCTGGCATCCTATTTTGTTGAAATATTCAACAAAAGAAATCCGCTTCGGGAGTCTCGGCTATGGCTACGGTCAACTACTCGGTACCGGATGAGATCCGGAATGAATTCAACGAGGCCTTCGCCGGAGAGAACAAGAGCGCGGTTATCGCGCGTCTGATGCAGGAAGCTGTGGAAGAGCGGCGCCGGCAGGAGCGCCGGCAGACGGCTATAGAAGGCCTGCTGCGGCTCCGGGAAGAGATGCCGGGACTGACCGAGGAGGAAATTCGGGAGGCCCGGAAAGAAGGCCGGCCGTGACGCACCTGGTAGTGGATGCCAGCGTCGCCCTGAAGTGGATCTTCCCCGACGGAGCGGAAGAACTGGAGGATGCGGCCCTAACCCTCCTGCACCGTGTCGGCTCCGGGGAGATCACCCTGATTCAGCCGCCCCACTGGCTGGCGGAGGTAAGCGCCGTCCTGGCCCGCAAGGCGCCGGAACCGGAGCGCCGGGAACAAGCTATCGGCTTCTTCTACGCCCTGGAACCGGAGATCCCGGACTCCCCCGACCTATACTTCCGCGCCGCCGACCTCGCCGCTCACCTGGAGCATCACCTGTTCGACACCCTCTACCACGCCGTCGCCCTGGAGCATGAGGCCGAATTGATTACCGCCGATACTGCCTACTTTCGCAAGGCCGGCCCGGAGGCAGCCAACCTGGGCGCCATACGGCATCTGGGGGATTTTTCAGGTTAGTTGGGGGAGCCGGACCAAGACGAAAATCTTATTCCCCCTTACTGCCTCCGCCGCTAAGCCGCCGCGGAGAACAGCCGCTCCGCCGCCCGAAGGCCCCGGAGGTAGGCGCGCTGGCGCCGAGACCGGGCGACCGTAAGCGAGGCGGGCGCGCCCACCGCCGAGCCGAAGGCCCGCAAGAGCCGGTCGGACTCGGCAGCCAGGGCCTCGGCATCCATGCCGAGGCGGTCCAGGATTTTGGGCTTTCCTGGCGGAATGCGCCCCCGCTTGGCCGGATGCACCGCCCGCCCCAGCCAGTCCACCAGTTCCAGATAGTCGTCAAAGGCATAGGGGATGGCCCAGTCCAAATGCCCTGTCGCATCGAAGGGCATGAGCGGTGCCTTGGGCAAGGCAGCCGTCCCCTCCTCGGAGTCCTCCGCCCCTGCCTCGGCCACCGGACCGTCCACCCGCTCCGGTTCCCGTCCTAGTCGCTGCTGGATGGACGTGTAATCCGACTCCTCCGGTGTCTCGGCAATTCCCGCCCGAATGGGATTCAGGTCCACGTAGGCCAGGGCCGCGATCAGCGCCTGCTCGTCCAGTAGGGCCTGGCTCTTGAACCGTCCCTCCCAGAACCGCCCCCGGACGCCGTCCTCGGCATTGGCCTGGCGAGCGATGCCCTCGTTCAGGGTGCGCATGAACCAGGACAAGTCCTGCAGCCGGGCGCGGTACTGCTCGGCCCACTGGGTCACGGCCAGGACCTCCCCTTCATCGAGCCCCTGGCGCCCTTCCGCCAGGTACCGCCGAACCAATAGCGGCCCGGAGTACAGGGCGGTCCAGCGGGCCAGCACCTCGTCCACGGTCCAATTTTCTGCCCGCTCCGCATCGATCCGGACCACCACGTGGAAATGGTTGTTCATCACCGCGTAGCCCGCCACATCCACCGCGAAGACAGAGGCAAGCTGCTGCAAGCGGTCGGCGATCCAGCCGCGCCGGTGCTCATAGTTCACACCAGTAAATCGGTCCTCCCCACACAGGAAGGCCCGGCGCACGCAGCGGGAGACACAGTGGTACCAGGGGGTATCGGAGACAGAAACCAGGGCGGAGCGGGGCTGGGTCATGGGGAAGCCCTCCTAATAAGAACATATTGAGAACTTACCAGGGAGGCTACCTGAGGGCAATCAAAGTGGGTGGCCCATATCTATCCTACCTTGGGGTTCCCCCTGGACAGGGGCTTTTCGGCCTGGAAAGATCTAGGAACGAGAACGTCGCTAGATAGCTGAAAATAAAGGGGCTACCTGACGAATCCGGTTGTGCCAGTGGGTTTTTCGAAGAAGGGGGGCACATGGATCCCGCGCAGATATTCCAAGCGCAGATGGCCAAATTCTACGGCTTCGTCTTCCAATGGATATTCCCCGCCGTGCTCATTGTTCCCGGGGTGTCGCTGCTGTTGCGCTCCTGGCTGAAGGACCTTAAGGGGCACGCGGGCGAGAAGGGAGTGGCCAAACGCCTGGCACGGTTCGCCGCCGATGTCCGCAACGACGTGCTTCTTCCGGACGGCAGGGGTGGCTTGACCCAAGTGGACCATCTGGCCCTGCTGCCTTCCGGGATCTGGGTGGTGGAGACGAAGAACTACGGAGGGGAAATCTTCGGCAAGCCCCGGGAAAGCAGTGGACCCAGAAGATCAGCGGGCGCCGCTACCAGTTCCACAATCCCCTCCGCCAGAACTATGGCCACATCAAGGCCCTGGAGACCTCCCTTCCCGACACGCCGGTACATGGCCTGGTGGTGTTCTCCGACCGGGCGGCTTTCCCGAAGGGGCACCCCGAAGGCGTGGTGCAGGTCCGGGAAATGCTGGAGAACCTGGGCCCCGATCCGCTTGTGGAGCCGGTACCTGTAGGTCTGCGGGCGAAGTGGGAGGCCCTCGAATATCGCATCCGGAC from the Thiohalorhabdus sp. Cl-TMA genome contains:
- a CDS encoding type II toxin-antitoxin system VapC family toxin — its product is MTHLVVDASVALKWIFPDGAEELEDAALTLLHRVGSGEITLIQPPHWLAEVSAVLARKAPEPERREQAIGFFYALEPEIPDSPDLYFRAADLAAHLEHHLFDTLYHAVALEHEAELITADTAYFRKAGPEAANLGAIRHLGDFSG
- a CDS encoding transposase; the protein is MTQPRSALVSVSDTPWYHCVSRCVRRAFLCGEDRFTGVNYEHRRGWIADRLQQLASVFAVDVAGYAVMNNHFHVVVRIDAERAENWTVDEVLARWTALYSGPLLVRRYLAEGRQGLDEGEVLAVTQWAEQYRARLQDLSWFMRTLNEGIARQANAEDGVRGRFWEGRFKSQALLDEQALIAALAYVDLNPIRAGIAETPEESDYTSIQQRLGREPERVDGPVAEAGAEDSEEGTAALPKAPLMPFDATGHLDWAIPYAFDDYLELVDWLGRAVHPAKRGRIPPGKPKILDRLGMDAEALAAESDRLLRAFGSAVGAPASLTVARSRRQRAYLRGLRAAERLFSAAA